A region from the Arthrobacter roseus genome encodes:
- the polA gene encoding DNA polymerase I, giving the protein MAFRAFYALPPENFATDTGQHTNAVYGFVSMLIKMIEQRKPTHVAVAFDLDTPTFRSEEYSEYKAGRNKTPEEFYGQINLIEKVMEAMNIPSITMDGFEADDIIATLARVGEDEGWDVLVVSGDRDAFQLITEKTTVLYPKKGISDIPPMDAAAVEAKYFVQPAQYPDLAALVGETADNLPGVPGVGPKTAAKWINLYGGLEGILDQAESIKGKVGESLRAHLDDVRRNRRLNRLLTDLDLPVELGALELEHPNQDAIEELFDALQFNTLRKRLFDLFGADDSEPEAEMDVPTPSDLDSAETLTGWFREQGAHVIGVLLDTVPSTVNGDDAVGIALAGESATGYIDLEKLDADADAALSGILSSGDYKFALHDFKAGYKLLADRGIDLRGVVDDTMISAYLIQPDRRSHELTDIAQHHLRLSLEAEGKAQDGQLALEFDGSGHSVAAVRAAYIVRELSLYLTGQVLERGANMLLAEMELPLSVVLAQMERTGIAVDAVQLDDLLADFTTTIDGATAEAYEAIGHEVNLGSPKQLQVVLFEELGLPKTKKIKTGYTTDADSLADLLAKTQHPFLASLMAYRDATKLRQTVEGLKKSLGDDGRIHTTYAQTVAATGRLSSLNPNLQNIPVRSEAGRRIREVFVVGEGYETLLTADYSQIEMRIMAHLSGDEGLIQAFKDGEDLHRFVGSHVFGVEPADVSPDMRSKVKAMSYGLAYGLSSFGLSNQLNVPVDEARGLIRDYFARFGSVRDYLRTVVDQARKDGYTSTIEGRRRYLPDLASDNRQLRDMAERAALNAPIQGTAADIIKRAMLGVADGLREQRLESRMLLQVHDELVLEVAPGEIDVVSALVREHMGTAAELSVPLDVQIGTGHSWQEAAH; this is encoded by the coding sequence ATGGCGTTCCGCGCCTTCTACGCGCTGCCTCCGGAAAACTTCGCCACCGACACCGGACAGCACACCAATGCGGTCTACGGTTTTGTCTCGATGCTCATCAAAATGATCGAACAGCGCAAACCGACGCATGTGGCCGTTGCCTTCGACCTGGACACCCCCACATTCCGTTCCGAGGAATACAGCGAATACAAAGCCGGGCGGAACAAGACGCCCGAGGAGTTCTACGGGCAGATCAATCTGATCGAGAAGGTCATGGAGGCGATGAACATCCCCTCGATCACCATGGACGGGTTCGAGGCCGACGACATCATTGCCACGCTGGCCCGAGTCGGTGAAGACGAGGGGTGGGACGTTCTGGTCGTCTCGGGAGACCGGGATGCGTTCCAGCTGATCACGGAGAAGACCACGGTCCTTTACCCGAAAAAGGGTATCTCCGATATCCCGCCGATGGATGCGGCAGCAGTCGAGGCTAAGTATTTCGTCCAGCCCGCCCAGTATCCAGATCTCGCAGCGCTGGTCGGGGAGACCGCCGACAACCTGCCGGGCGTTCCCGGCGTCGGGCCCAAAACCGCCGCGAAGTGGATCAACCTCTACGGTGGCCTCGAGGGCATTCTCGATCAGGCGGAATCGATCAAGGGCAAAGTCGGTGAGTCCCTGCGGGCGCACCTCGATGACGTCCGGCGCAACCGGCGGCTGAACCGGTTGCTCACCGATCTAGACCTGCCGGTGGAACTCGGGGCGCTGGAACTGGAGCACCCTAACCAGGACGCCATCGAGGAACTCTTCGACGCCCTGCAATTCAACACGTTGCGCAAACGTCTCTTTGACCTCTTTGGTGCCGACGACTCCGAGCCGGAAGCCGAAATGGATGTCCCGACGCCGTCAGATCTGGATAGCGCCGAGACTCTCACGGGGTGGTTCCGCGAGCAGGGCGCCCACGTGATTGGCGTGCTTCTGGATACCGTGCCCTCCACTGTCAATGGAGACGACGCCGTCGGAATCGCACTCGCCGGAGAATCCGCCACCGGTTACATCGATTTGGAGAAGCTCGACGCCGACGCCGATGCTGCCCTGAGCGGGATCCTCTCCAGTGGTGACTACAAGTTCGCGCTGCACGATTTCAAAGCGGGCTACAAGTTGTTGGCCGATCGCGGCATCGACCTGCGTGGTGTTGTGGACGACACGATGATCTCCGCCTACCTCATCCAGCCGGACCGGCGCAGCCATGAGCTCACGGACATCGCCCAGCACCACCTGAGGCTCTCCCTTGAAGCCGAGGGCAAGGCGCAGGACGGGCAACTGGCTCTCGAGTTCGACGGATCAGGGCATTCCGTGGCCGCTGTGCGAGCTGCCTACATCGTGAGGGAGCTGAGTCTGTACCTGACCGGGCAGGTGCTGGAACGCGGCGCCAATATGTTGCTGGCCGAAATGGAACTTCCCCTTTCCGTGGTGCTGGCCCAGATGGAACGTACTGGCATCGCCGTGGACGCGGTGCAGCTCGATGACCTACTCGCGGATTTCACCACGACCATCGACGGAGCGACTGCAGAAGCGTATGAGGCTATCGGGCACGAGGTGAACCTCGGCTCGCCCAAGCAGTTGCAGGTCGTGCTCTTCGAGGAACTCGGCTTGCCAAAGACCAAGAAGATCAAGACTGGCTACACGACCGACGCTGATTCTCTGGCCGACCTGCTGGCCAAGACGCAACACCCGTTCCTGGCCTCGCTGATGGCCTACCGTGATGCCACTAAACTGCGTCAGACCGTTGAGGGGCTGAAGAAATCCCTGGGCGACGACGGCAGGATCCACACGACCTACGCCCAGACCGTCGCCGCGACCGGGCGGTTGTCCTCACTGAATCCGAACCTGCAGAACATTCCCGTGCGCAGCGAAGCCGGACGACGCATCCGCGAAGTCTTCGTCGTTGGCGAGGGGTACGAGACCCTGCTGACCGCCGACTACTCCCAGATCGAGATGCGCATCATGGCCCACCTCTCCGGCGACGAGGGCCTGATCCAGGCATTCAAGGACGGAGAGGACCTGCACCGTTTCGTCGGTTCGCACGTCTTCGGCGTCGAACCGGCAGACGTCAGTCCGGACATGCGGTCCAAGGTCAAGGCCATGTCCTACGGGCTGGCGTATGGGCTGAGTTCCTTTGGGTTATCCAATCAACTGAATGTCCCCGTCGACGAGGCGCGCGGGCTGATCAGGGACTACTTCGCCCGCTTCGGATCCGTGCGGGACTACCTGCGCACCGTCGTCGATCAGGCGCGCAAGGACGGGTACACCTCCACCATCGAAGGACGCCGCCGCTACCTGCCCGATCTGGCCAGCGACAACCGCCAGTTACGCGACATGGCCGAACGTGCGGCACTGAACGCACCTATCCAAGGTACGGCAGCGGACATCATCAAACGTGCAATGCTTGGGGTTGCCGATGGGTTGCGCGAGCAGCGGTTGGAGTCACGCATGCTGTTGCAGGTCCACGATGAGCTCGTCCTTGAGGTTGCCCCCGGAGAAATCGACGTCGTCTCGGCACTTGTCAGGGAACACATGGGAACGGCAGCGGAGCTCTCCGTCCCGCTCGATGTCCAGATTGGCACCGGGCACAGCTGGCAGGAGGCAGCGCACTAA